In Agromyces sp. G08B096, a genomic segment contains:
- the recQ gene encoding DNA helicase RecQ: protein MTPRADSDPIDPPWLDSGEWVPDDLVPPDEDDWVPPPDPEFHRPVASRGGAGAATGQATGVAPARFDDPLEALRTVFGYDAFRGDQAEIIEHVAAGGDAVVLMPTGGGKSLCYQVPALLREGTGIVVSPLIALMHDQVDALVRNGVRAAYLSSSQQPAERADVERRYLAGELDLLYVAPERLNTESTLQLIGRGKVALFAIDEAHCVSQWGHDFRPDYLALSGLAERWPDVPRIALTATATEATHRELTERLSLGRARHFVASFDRPNIQYRIAPKLEVRKQLLDFIRTEGRDADGRPVAGIVYALSRASTERMADYLRQHGIDAVAYHAGLDAEVRRSTQERFLREDGVVVVATIAFGMGIDKPDVRFVAHIDLPKSVEGYYQETGRAGRDGLPATTWLAYGLQDVVQQRRMIDESPGDLAFRRRLAAHLDAMLALCETVACRRQNLLAYFGQASEPCGNCDTCLEPPASWDGTVASQKLLSTIVRLQRERNQRFGAGQLIDILRGKQTPRIEQYGHDRLATFGIGQELSEPQWRGVVRQLLAQGLLQSVGEYGVLTLTDASAEVLTGARTVAFRTEPDRPVRGSSRRSAAPASADLEPAQAELFEALRAWRAAEAKEQGVPAYIVFGDATLRAVAVAKPTALGELDGITGIGQKKREAYGEALIRVVASAR from the coding sequence ATGACCCCCCGCGCCGATTCCGACCCGATCGACCCGCCATGGCTCGATTCCGGCGAGTGGGTGCCAGACGACCTCGTCCCGCCCGACGAGGACGACTGGGTTCCACCGCCCGACCCCGAGTTCCACCGGCCGGTCGCGAGCCGCGGCGGAGCGGGCGCGGCAACCGGGCAGGCCACCGGCGTCGCGCCCGCCCGGTTCGACGACCCGCTCGAGGCGCTCCGCACGGTCTTCGGCTACGACGCGTTCCGCGGCGACCAGGCCGAGATCATCGAGCATGTCGCGGCCGGCGGCGACGCCGTCGTGCTCATGCCGACGGGCGGCGGCAAGAGTCTCTGCTACCAGGTGCCCGCCCTCCTCCGCGAGGGCACCGGCATCGTGGTCTCACCGCTCATCGCGCTCATGCACGACCAGGTCGACGCGCTCGTGCGCAACGGCGTCCGCGCGGCGTACCTCAGCTCGAGCCAGCAGCCGGCCGAGCGCGCCGACGTCGAGCGGCGTTACCTCGCCGGCGAGCTCGACCTGCTGTACGTCGCGCCCGAGCGCCTGAACACCGAGTCGACGCTGCAGCTCATCGGTCGCGGGAAGGTCGCGCTCTTCGCCATCGACGAGGCGCACTGCGTGTCGCAGTGGGGGCACGACTTCCGCCCCGACTACCTCGCCCTCTCGGGCCTCGCCGAACGCTGGCCCGACGTGCCGCGCATCGCGCTCACCGCGACGGCGACCGAGGCCACGCACCGGGAGTTGACCGAGCGACTCTCGCTCGGCCGTGCCCGGCACTTCGTGGCGAGCTTCGACCGGCCGAACATCCAGTACCGCATCGCCCCGAAGCTCGAGGTCCGCAAGCAGCTGCTCGACTTCATCCGCACCGAGGGGCGCGACGCCGACGGTCGACCGGTCGCCGGCATCGTCTACGCGCTCTCGCGGGCGAGCACCGAGCGCATGGCCGACTACCTCCGGCAGCACGGCATCGACGCGGTCGCGTACCACGCCGGGCTCGACGCCGAGGTGCGCCGCAGCACGCAGGAGCGGTTCCTCCGTGAAGACGGCGTCGTCGTGGTCGCGACCATCGCCTTCGGCATGGGCATCGACAAGCCCGACGTGCGGTTCGTCGCGCACATCGACCTCCCGAAGTCCGTCGAGGGCTACTACCAGGAGACCGGCCGTGCGGGCCGCGACGGGCTGCCCGCCACGACGTGGCTCGCCTACGGCCTGCAAGACGTCGTGCAGCAGCGGCGCATGATCGACGAGAGTCCGGGCGACCTCGCGTTCCGGCGGCGGCTCGCGGCGCACCTCGACGCGATGCTGGCCCTCTGCGAGACGGTCGCGTGCCGCAGGCAGAACCTCCTCGCCTACTTCGGCCAGGCGAGCGAGCCCTGCGGAAACTGCGACACCTGCCTCGAGCCGCCGGCGTCGTGGGACGGCACGGTCGCGAGCCAGAAGCTGCTCTCGACGATCGTGCGGCTCCAGCGCGAGCGCAACCAGCGCTTCGGCGCCGGCCAGCTCATCGACATCCTCCGCGGGAAGCAGACGCCGCGCATCGAGCAGTACGGGCACGACCGGCTCGCGACGTTCGGCATCGGTCAAGAGCTGAGCGAGCCGCAATGGCGGGGCGTCGTCAGACAGCTGCTCGCCCAAGGGCTGCTGCAGTCGGTCGGCGAGTACGGCGTGCTGACGCTGACGGATGCCTCGGCCGAGGTGCTCACGGGCGCGCGCACCGTCGCCTTCCGCACCGAGCCCGATCGGCCCGTCCGGGGGTCGTCCCGCCGGTCGGCGGCGCCGGCATCCGCCGACCTCGAGCCGGCGCAGGCCGAGCTCTTCGAGGCGTTGCGCGCCTGGCGCGCCGCGGAGGCGAAGGAGCAGGGCGTTCCCGCCTACATCGTCTTCGGCGATGCGACCCTCCGCGCGGTCGCGGTGGCGAAGCCGACCGCGCTCGGAGAACTCGACGGCATCACCGGCATCGGGCAGAAGAAGCGCGAGGCCTACGGCGAGGCGCTGATCCGGGTGGTCGCCTCCGCTCGATAG
- a CDS encoding acyl-CoA dehydrogenase, which produces MVDTASRTETASPEASVPPVPGKAASAPVPAPPASARPSGPTVDVAALGRQLLGTWADIRLEARERAAKPDLQRIEGQTMAEHRQRVYEQLKILVEHGAVQKAFPKSLGGQDDHGGNIAAFEELVIADPSLQIKSGVQWGLFGAAVLHLGTQTHHERFLPAIMSLEVPGAFAMTETGHGSDVAAIGTTATYDEATQEFVINTPFRGAWKDYLGNAAVHGQDAVVFAQLITKGVNHGVHAFYVHLRDADGEFLPGVGGEDDGLKGGLNGIDNGRLHFTDVRVPRDYLLNRYGDVAPDGTYSSPIQSPGRRFFTMLGTLVQGRVSLDGASTAAAAMALTIAIRYGTQRRQFNGASETDEEVLLDYQRHQRRLLPKLATVYAQTFAHDEFLVKFDAVFSGKAASDEDREDLETIAAALKPLSTWHALETLQEAREACGGAGFLAENRLVGLRQDLDIYVTFEGDNNVLLQLVAKRLLTDYSKQFKEAGFGVLARYAVGQAADKALHGVGLRRLGQNLSDLGSTARSVTGLRDEQTQHELLADRVETMIAEIAGRLREARKLPKADAAAVFNRNQNELIEAARAHAELLQWEAFTRALGRTTDPGTKQVLTWVRDLFGLGLIEKHAAWYLINGRLSPQRAQAVTAYIDRLLERLRPYALDLVDAFGYTDEHLRAKIASGAEQARQDEARAYYAEQRRAGTLPVPEKKAKAKK; this is translated from the coding sequence ATGGTAGACACGGCATCCCGTACCGAGACCGCCTCGCCGGAGGCGAGCGTCCCGCCCGTCCCCGGCAAGGCGGCGAGCGCACCGGTCCCCGCACCGCCGGCTTCGGCCCGTCCGTCGGGACCGACCGTCGATGTGGCGGCCCTCGGCCGCCAGCTGCTCGGCACGTGGGCCGATATCCGGCTCGAGGCGCGCGAGCGCGCGGCGAAGCCCGACCTGCAGCGCATCGAGGGCCAGACGATGGCCGAGCACCGCCAGCGGGTGTACGAGCAGCTGAAGATCCTCGTCGAGCACGGCGCCGTGCAGAAGGCCTTCCCCAAGTCCCTCGGCGGGCAGGACGACCACGGCGGCAACATCGCCGCGTTCGAGGAGCTCGTCATCGCCGACCCGAGCCTGCAGATCAAGTCGGGCGTGCAGTGGGGTCTGTTCGGTGCCGCCGTGCTCCACCTCGGCACCCAGACGCACCACGAGCGGTTCCTGCCGGCGATCATGTCGCTCGAGGTGCCCGGCGCGTTCGCGATGACGGAGACGGGGCACGGGTCGGATGTCGCGGCGATCGGCACCACCGCCACGTACGACGAGGCCACCCAGGAGTTCGTCATCAACACGCCCTTCCGCGGAGCATGGAAGGACTACCTCGGCAACGCAGCCGTCCACGGTCAGGACGCGGTCGTCTTCGCGCAGCTCATCACGAAGGGCGTGAACCACGGTGTGCACGCCTTCTATGTGCACCTGCGCGACGCGGACGGCGAGTTCCTGCCCGGCGTCGGCGGGGAGGACGACGGACTGAAGGGCGGCCTCAACGGCATCGACAACGGCCGGCTGCACTTCACCGACGTGCGCGTGCCGCGCGACTACCTGCTGAACCGCTACGGCGACGTCGCGCCCGACGGCACGTATTCCAGCCCGATCCAGAGCCCTGGCCGGCGCTTCTTCACGATGCTCGGCACGCTGGTGCAGGGCCGCGTCTCGCTCGACGGCGCCTCGACGGCCGCCGCGGCGATGGCGCTGACCATCGCGATCCGCTACGGCACGCAGCGCCGGCAGTTCAACGGCGCGAGCGAGACTGACGAGGAGGTGCTGCTCGATTACCAGCGGCACCAGCGGCGTCTGCTGCCGAAGCTCGCCACGGTGTACGCGCAGACCTTCGCGCACGACGAGTTCCTGGTGAAGTTCGACGCCGTCTTCTCGGGCAAGGCCGCGAGCGATGAAGACCGCGAAGACCTCGAGACCATCGCGGCGGCGCTGAAGCCCCTGTCGACCTGGCACGCGCTCGAGACGTTGCAGGAGGCGCGCGAGGCGTGCGGCGGCGCGGGCTTCCTCGCCGAGAACCGTCTGGTCGGCCTCCGGCAGGACCTCGACATCTACGTCACCTTCGAGGGCGACAACAACGTGCTGCTCCAGCTGGTCGCGAAGCGGCTGCTGACGGACTACTCCAAGCAGTTCAAGGAGGCGGGCTTCGGCGTGCTCGCGCGGTACGCCGTCGGGCAGGCCGCCGACAAGGCGCTGCACGGCGTGGGCCTCCGCCGGCTCGGCCAGAACCTCTCCGACCTCGGCTCGACGGCCCGCTCCGTGACCGGGCTGCGCGACGAGCAGACCCAGCACGAGCTGCTCGCCGACCGCGTCGAGACGATGATCGCCGAGATCGCCGGCCGCCTGCGCGAAGCGCGGAAGCTGCCGAAGGCCGATGCGGCCGCCGTGTTCAATCGCAACCAGAACGAGCTCATCGAGGCCGCCCGCGCCCACGCCGAACTGCTGCAGTGGGAGGCGTTCACCCGCGCGCTCGGCCGCACGACGGATCCCGGCACGAAGCAGGTCCTCACCTGGGTGCGCGACCTGTTCGGCCTCGGGCTCATCGAGAAGCACGCGGCGTGGTACCTCATCAACGGACGGCTCTCGCCGCAGCGGGCGCAGGCGGTGACGGCGTACATCGACCGCCTCCTCGAGCGGCTGCGTCCGTACGCGCTCGACCTGGTCGACGCGTTCGGGTACACCGACGAGCACCTGCGGGCGAAGATCGCCTCCGGTGCCGAGCAGGCGCGTCAAGACGAGGCCCGCGCCTACTACGCGGAGCAGCGCCGGGCGGGCACGCTCCCCGTCCCGGAGAAGAAGGCCAAGGCGAAGAAGTAG